The following are encoded in a window of Lactobacillus intestinalis genomic DNA:
- the trmB gene encoding tRNA (guanosine(46)-N7)-methyltransferase TrmB: MRLRNKPWAVKLVNEHPESVLQNPDPEKNIDWAARFGNNNPIEIEVGSGKGHFITTLAENNPDKNYVALELQTTAAGIILRTKLEKGLDNLQILRGDAAEINHFFDENSTSVVYLNFSDPWPKSRHEKRRLTYKSFLAKYQQVLKPEGHLEFKTDNSGLYAYSVQSMNNFGMHFDFVSVDLHHEKPEILEKNIETEYEHKFAAKGNPIYALHASFETKNL; encoded by the coding sequence ATGAGATTAAGAAATAAACCATGGGCTGTGAAGCTTGTTAATGAACATCCAGAAAGCGTATTGCAAAATCCTGATCCAGAAAAGAATATTGATTGGGCTGCACGTTTTGGAAATAATAATCCAATTGAAATTGAAGTTGGATCTGGAAAGGGCCACTTTATTACGACTTTAGCAGAGAATAATCCGGATAAAAATTATGTGGCTTTGGAGTTGCAAACCACTGCTGCAGGAATTATTTTGAGAACTAAATTGGAAAAAGGCTTAGATAATTTACAAATTTTGCGCGGGGATGCGGCAGAAATTAATCATTTCTTTGATGAAAACAGCACTAGCGTGGTTTATTTAAACTTTAGTGATCCGTGGCCAAAGAGCCGTCATGAAAAAAGAAGACTCACTTATAAGAGCTTTTTGGCAAAGTATCAACAAGTATTGAAGCCGGAAGGTCATTTGGAATTTAAGACAGATAATTCAGGACTTTATGCTTATTCAGTTCAAAGTATGAATAATTTTGGGATGCACTTTGATTTTGTATCAGTTGATCTACATCATGAAAAGCCTGAAATTTTGGAAAAGAATATTGAAACCGAATATGAGCACAAGTTTGCAGCTAAAGGTAATCCGATTTATGCTCTTCATGCAAGTTTTGAAACAAAAAACTTGTAA
- a CDS encoding thioredoxin family protein, giving the protein MEEIKELTQDKLDEITKNGRTVLEFSAAWCPDCRFLDPFMPQIEKDFPNAKFYKIDRDGSIDIAKKLNIMGIPSFVVYQDGQEIGRLVNKDRKTKQQVEDFLRSLD; this is encoded by the coding sequence ATGGAAGAAATTAAAGAACTTACACAAGATAAATTAGATGAAATCACTAAGAATGGACGTACCGTCTTGGAATTTTCGGCTGCGTGGTGCCCAGATTGCCGTTTCTTGGATCCATTTATGCCACAAATTGAAAAAGATTTTCCAAATGCTAAATTCTACAAGATCGACCGTGATGGCTCAATTGACATCGCAAAGAAATTAAATATTATGGGAATTCCTTCATTTGTTGTCTACCAAGATGGTCAAGAAATTGGTAGACTAGTAAATAAGGACCGTAAAACTAAACAACAAGTTGAAGATTTCTTGCGGTCACTTGACTAA
- the ytpR gene encoding YtpR family tRNA-binding protein produces MITSINKEAYPNTLIVILGQDNGRSEFEEKDNVTRVTDKDGNLIGFNFFNVDEIIDYDKLPNGQVKLSNDELKKLNDRLKENGFNDELAYGKPTLVYGYVKTCEKHPDSDHLHVTTVDVGGEEHQIVCGAPNIAQGQKVVVALPGTLMPNGAQIWPGELRGVDSYGMICSARELGLPHAPQKRGIMVVPDDFEVGAEFEPTKCDELIASGEITL; encoded by the coding sequence ATGATCACTAGTATTAATAAAGAAGCTTATCCAAATACTTTGATCGTTATCTTGGGCCAAGACAACGGCAGAAGTGAATTTGAAGAAAAGGATAATGTAACTCGCGTTACTGATAAAGATGGTAATTTAATCGGCTTTAATTTCTTCAATGTTGATGAAATTATCGATTACGATAAGTTGCCAAACGGCCAAGTTAAGTTAAGCAATGATGAACTTAAGAAGTTGAACGATCGTTTAAAGGAAAATGGCTTTAACGATGAACTTGCATATGGCAAGCCAACTTTGGTATATGGTTACGTTAAGACTTGTGAAAAGCACCCAGATTCAGATCACCTTCATGTAACTACTGTTGATGTAGGTGGAGAAGAACACCAAATTGTTTGTGGTGCACCAAATATTGCTCAAGGACAAAAGGTTGTTGTTGCACTTCCTGGTACTTTAATGCCAAATGGTGCGCAAATTTGGCCAGGTGAACTCCGTGGAGTTGATTCATATGGCATGATTTGTTCAGCTAGAGAACTTGGTTTGCCACACGCACCTCAAAAGCGCGGCATCATGGTTGTACCTGACGATTTTGAAGTTGGTGCTGAATTTGAACCAACTAAGTGTGATGAATTAATCGCTAGTGGCGAAATTACTTTATAA